One Alphaproteobacteria bacterium genomic region harbors:
- the phaC gene encoding class I poly(R)-hydroxyalkanoic acid synthase yields MADPQTPQFKAPDAAAMQALWHDIAQRSQDVLRDFAERQKGQQPPDAQALDPLNLTGTFLDFTAKLMADPEKLVQAQMALWQDYARLWQATADRMMGKPAEPVVEAPKGDKRFNDASWRDEAIFDHVKQSYLLTSRWLMGLPKQTGGLDDRARQKIEFHIKQFVDAMAPTNFVATNPQVLKATLESGGENLVKGLRNVLEDMQRGGGRLAIRQTDMEAFEVGRNVATSPGKVVFQNDMMQLIQYTPSTAEVYERPLMIVPPWINKFYILDLKPENSFIKWAVDQGYTVFVISWVNPDARLRHKSFEDYMLEGPLAALDAIEKAIGTREVSAIGYCIGGTLMAATLAYCAAKNDTRIGNCTFFTAQIDFTDAGELTVFIDEEQIANIEKLIAERGYMDGAEMATTFNMLRSNDLIWSFVVSNYLLGKEPMPFDLLFWNADATRLPAAMHSYYLRNMYLKNLLVRQGGVTLAGVPIDLRKVTVPCYIQAGKEDHIAPAPSVYKLTKVFSGPLRFMLAGSGHIAGVVNPPRARKYQYWINEAASTNYPATLEEWRAGATETPGSWWPDWDRWLSAQSGPKVPAREPGAGGLKPIENAPGSYVRVKTDT; encoded by the coding sequence ATGGCCGATCCCCAGACGCCGCAGTTCAAGGCCCCTGACGCCGCCGCGATGCAGGCGCTGTGGCACGACATCGCGCAACGCAGCCAGGACGTGTTGCGCGACTTCGCCGAGCGCCAGAAGGGCCAGCAGCCGCCCGACGCCCAGGCACTCGACCCCCTGAACCTCACGGGCACCTTCCTGGACTTTACGGCCAAGCTGATGGCCGATCCCGAGAAGCTGGTGCAGGCCCAGATGGCGCTGTGGCAGGACTACGCCAGGCTCTGGCAAGCCACCGCCGACCGCATGATGGGCAAGCCCGCCGAGCCCGTCGTCGAGGCGCCGAAGGGCGACAAGCGCTTCAACGACGCCTCATGGCGCGACGAGGCGATCTTCGACCACGTCAAGCAATCCTACTTGCTGACCTCGCGCTGGCTGATGGGCCTGCCCAAGCAGACCGGCGGTCTCGACGATCGCGCGCGCCAGAAGATCGAGTTCCACATTAAGCAGTTCGTCGACGCCATGGCGCCCACGAACTTCGTGGCCACCAATCCACAGGTGCTGAAGGCGACGCTGGAAAGCGGCGGCGAGAATCTGGTCAAGGGCCTGCGCAACGTGCTGGAGGACATGCAGCGCGGCGGCGGCAGGCTGGCGATCCGCCAGACCGACATGGAGGCCTTCGAGGTCGGACGCAATGTCGCGACCTCGCCCGGCAAGGTCGTGTTTCAGAACGACATGATGCAGCTGATCCAGTACACGCCCTCGACCGCCGAGGTCTACGAACGGCCGCTGATGATCGTGCCGCCATGGATCAACAAGTTCTACATCCTCGACCTGAAGCCCGAGAACTCGTTCATCAAATGGGCGGTCGACCAGGGCTATACGGTGTTCGTGATCTCCTGGGTCAATCCCGACGCACGGCTGCGCCACAAGAGCTTCGAGGACTATATGCTCGAGGGCCCGCTGGCGGCGCTCGACGCCATCGAGAAGGCGATCGGCACACGCGAGGTCTCGGCCATCGGCTACTGCATCGGCGGCACCCTGATGGCCGCGACCCTGGCCTATTGCGCGGCGAAGAACGACACGCGCATCGGCAACTGCACCTTCTTCACCGCGCAGATCGACTTCACCGACGCCGGCGAGCTCACCGTCTTCATCGACGAGGAGCAGATCGCCAACATCGAGAAGCTGATCGCCGAACGCGGCTACATGGACGGCGCCGAGATGGCGACGACCTTCAACATGCTGCGCAGCAACGACCTGATCTGGTCGTTTGTGGTCAGCAACTACCTGCTCGGCAAGGAGCCCATGCCATTCGACCTGCTGTTCTGGAACGCCGACGCCACGCGACTGCCGGCCGCCATGCACAGCTACTACCTGCGCAACATGTACCTGAAGAACCTGCTGGTGCGGCAGGGCGGCGTCACCCTTGCCGGCGTGCCGATCGACCTGCGCAAGGTGACGGTCCCCTGCTACATCCAGGCCGGCAAGGAGGATCACATCGCACCGGCGCCCTCGGTCTACAAACTGACCAAGGTCTTCTCCGGACCGCTGCGATTCATGCTGGCCGGCTCGGGCCACATCGCGGGCGTCGTGAACCCGCCCCGGGCCAGGAAGTACCAGTACTGGATCAACGAGGCGGCGTCGACGAACTACCCGGCGACGCTCGAGGAGTGGCGCGCCGGCGCGACCGAGACGCCGGGCTCGTGGTGGCCCGACTGGGATCGCTGGCTGTCGGCGCAATCGGGGCCGAAGGTTCCGGCCCGCGAGCCGGGTGCGGGAGGCCTGAAGCCGATCGAGAACGCGCCGGGCAGCTACGTAAGGGTCAAGACGGACACCTGA
- a CDS encoding OmpA family protein, protein MPGVLSSPPPTAYTGGPLQIAVIQFNQGSSALDGVDLAVIRDVARIHRRNGGVVRIYAHASHDVYATSVHRLRTGNLDVSVRRGTNIVNALIRAGVPHDSIVMEALSDEEPIYTTATARGIAANRRAEIFFDF, encoded by the coding sequence GTGCCGGGCGTCCTCAGCAGCCCACCGCCGACGGCCTATACCGGCGGACCGCTGCAGATCGCGGTGATCCAGTTCAACCAAGGCTCCTCGGCGCTCGACGGCGTCGATCTCGCGGTCATCCGCGACGTGGCGCGCATCCATCGACGCAACGGTGGCGTGGTGCGCATCTACGCTCACGCCAGCCACGATGTATACGCAACCAGCGTGCATCGCCTGAGGACTGGCAACCTCGATGTCTCGGTCAGGCGCGGCACGAATATCGTCAACGCGCTGATCCGCGCCGGGGTACCGCACGACTCCATCGTCATGGAAGCGCTCAGCGACGAGGAGCCGATCTACACCACCGCCACCGCCCGCGGCATCGCCGCCAACCGGCGAGCCGAGATCTTCTTCGACTTCTGA
- a CDS encoding homoserine dehydrogenase → MSQALRVGIAGLGTVGGGVVRLLREQADLLALRCGRPVVVVAASARDLKKRRDVDLSGIRLESDPLALATAQDIDVVVEVMGGSDGPARKLVETAIANGKSLVTANKALLALHGAEIARLAEAKGTLLGFEASVAGGIPIIKALREGLVGNRVKRLYGILNGTCNYILTTMRETRRDFGDVLAEAQKLGYAEADPSFDIDGVDAAHKLSILAAAAFGAPVNFAGVYVEGIRRIGAFDIAFAEELEYRIKLLGIARETEHGIEQRVHPCMVSNKTPIAHVDGVFNAVVVEGDFVGSTMFQGRGAGAGPTASAVVADLIDVARGHGLPPFVVPTAKLSPRAVSPIEKRRGAYYMRLMVRDQPGVIADITAALRDEQVSLESMLQHGRSHGPNDSVPVVLVTHETEEQAMVRAAGRIAALGTVLEKPNLIRIEDF, encoded by the coding sequence ATGTCACAGGCGTTGCGTGTGGGAATCGCCGGCCTCGGCACGGTCGGCGGCGGGGTGGTGCGGCTGTTGCGCGAGCAGGCCGATCTGCTGGCCCTGCGGTGCGGCAGGCCGGTGGTGGTGGTCGCCGCTTCGGCGCGTGATCTGAAGAAGCGGCGCGATGTCGACCTGTCAGGCATCCGCCTGGAGAGCGATCCGCTGGCGCTGGCGACGGCGCAGGACATCGACGTCGTCGTCGAGGTGATGGGTGGCTCCGACGGGCCGGCGCGCAAGCTGGTTGAGACCGCGATCGCCAACGGCAAGAGCCTGGTCACCGCCAACAAGGCGCTGCTGGCGCTGCACGGCGCGGAGATTGCCAGGCTGGCCGAGGCCAAGGGCACCTTGCTGGGCTTCGAGGCCTCGGTGGCCGGCGGCATCCCGATCATCAAGGCGCTGCGCGAGGGACTGGTCGGCAACCGCGTGAAGCGGCTCTACGGCATCCTCAACGGCACCTGCAATTACATCCTCACAACCATGCGCGAAACCAGGCGCGATTTCGGCGACGTGCTCGCCGAGGCGCAGAAGCTGGGTTACGCCGAGGCCGATCCCAGCTTCGACATCGACGGCGTCGATGCCGCGCACAAGCTGTCGATCCTCGCCGCCGCGGCCTTCGGCGCGCCGGTGAATTTCGCCGGCGTGTATGTCGAGGGCATCCGCCGCATCGGCGCATTCGACATCGCCTTCGCCGAGGAGCTGGAATACCGCATCAAGCTCCTGGGCATCGCGCGCGAGACCGAGCACGGCATCGAGCAGCGCGTGCATCCCTGCATGGTGTCAAACAAGACGCCGATCGCGCATGTCGACGGCGTGTTCAACGCCGTGGTGGTCGAGGGCGATTTCGTCGGCTCGACCATGTTCCAGGGCAGGGGCGCCGGCGCCGGCCCGACCGCTTCGGCCGTGGTCGCCGATCTCATCGACGTGGCGCGGGGCCATGGCCTGCCGCCCTTCGTCGTGCCCACCGCCAAGCTTTCGCCCAGGGCGGTCTCGCCGATCGAGAAGCGGCGCGGCGCCTACTACATGCGGCTGATGGTGCGCGATCAGCCCGGCGTCATTGCCGACATCACCGCGGCGCTGCGCGACGAGCAGGTGTCGCTGGAGTCGATGCTGCAGCACGGCCGCTCACACGGGCCCAACGACTCGGTGCCGGTCGTGCTTGTGACGCACGAGACCGAGGAGCAGGCGATGGTCCGCGCGGCGGGCCGCATCGCCGCGCTCGGCACCGTGCTGGAGAAGCCGAACCTGATCCGGATCGAGGATTTCTGA
- a CDS encoding 2,4-dihydroxyhept-2-ene-1,7-dioic acid aldolase, producing MRRNRLRQKLDRGEPTLGTHILSTWPTLVELIGQSGQYDYVEFTAEYGPFTLHDLDNLGRALEVAGIGGMMKVEQTQWTHQTMRAVGSGFQSILFADVRTVADAEACVKAVRAESPRTRGLAGVGMRRDVGTVREAGSPAFVKALDDVVVALMIEKRQCVEDLDNVLSVPGIDMVQFGPADYGMSIGVPGQWTHPDVVKAERKTIETALKKGIHPRVELGDPSQAGRYLEMGVKHFCIGWDVGILHAWWSEKGAEMRGLISSKRPAGKKVRAKGGNYR from the coding sequence TCCTCTCGACCTGGCCGACACTGGTCGAGCTGATCGGCCAGAGCGGGCAATACGACTACGTCGAGTTCACCGCCGAGTACGGCCCTTTCACCCTGCACGACCTCGACAATCTCGGCCGTGCGCTGGAGGTGGCGGGAATCGGCGGCATGATGAAGGTCGAGCAGACGCAGTGGACGCACCAGACGATGCGCGCCGTCGGTTCGGGCTTCCAGAGCATCCTGTTCGCCGACGTGCGCACCGTCGCGGATGCCGAGGCCTGCGTGAAGGCCGTGCGCGCGGAGTCGCCGCGCACGCGCGGGCTGGCCGGCGTCGGCATGCGCCGCGACGTCGGCACGGTCCGCGAAGCCGGCTCGCCGGCCTTCGTCAAGGCGCTCGACGACGTGGTCGTGGCGCTGATGATCGAGAAGCGGCAATGCGTCGAGGATCTCGACAACGTGCTGTCGGTGCCGGGCATCGACATGGTGCAGTTCGGCCCGGCCGACTACGGCATGAGCATCGGCGTGCCCGGCCAGTGGACCCATCCCGATGTGGTGAAGGCCGAGCGCAAGACGATCGAGACGGCGCTGAAGAAGGGCATCCACCCGCGCGTGGAGCTCGGCGATCCATCCCAGGCCGGGCGCTACCTCGAGATGGGCGTGAAGCACTTCTGCATCGGTTGGGACGTCGGCATCCTGCACGCCTGGTGGAGCGAGAAGGGCGCCGAGATGCGCGGCCTGATCTCGAGCAAGCGACCGGCAGGAAAGAAGGTCAGGGCGAAAGGCGGCAATTACCGCTAA
- the glpX gene encoding class II fructose-bisphosphatase: MDRNLALEAVRVTEAAALAASKLMGRGNEKAADQAAVDAMRQALNGLSIEGTVVIGEGERDEAPMLFIGERVGTGAGPRIDIALDPLEGTTITAKGGPNALAVIAMAEHGNFLNAPDVYMDKIAVGGGLPDGVVDIDAPPAENLKNLAKAKRVEVSDLVACILDRPRHSELIAKTREAGARIMLIGDGDVSGVIATSQPESGVDIYLGSGGAPEGVLAAAALRCIGGQMQGRLLFRNDDERGRATRLGIKDFNKKYSMLEMAKGDVMFAATGVTNGSMLKGVRRFHNGAETYSLVMRSKTGTVRYVHALHNYTVKTGLPSWA; the protein is encoded by the coding sequence ATGGATCGCAACCTTGCGCTCGAGGCGGTGCGGGTGACAGAAGCCGCCGCGCTTGCGGCGTCCAAGCTGATGGGCCGCGGCAACGAGAAGGCCGCCGACCAGGCCGCGGTCGACGCCATGCGCCAGGCGCTCAACGGCCTGTCGATCGAGGGCACGGTGGTGATCGGCGAGGGCGAACGCGACGAGGCGCCGATGCTGTTCATCGGCGAGAGGGTCGGCACCGGCGCCGGCCCCAGGATCGACATCGCGCTCGATCCGCTGGAGGGCACCACGATCACCGCCAAGGGCGGGCCCAACGCGCTGGCGGTTATCGCCATGGCCGAGCACGGCAACTTTCTCAACGCGCCCGATGTCTACATGGACAAGATCGCCGTCGGTGGCGGTCTGCCCGACGGCGTGGTCGATATCGATGCGCCGCCGGCCGAGAACCTGAAGAACCTCGCCAAGGCCAAGAGGGTCGAGGTCTCCGATCTGGTCGCCTGCATCCTCGATCGGCCCCGGCACAGCGAGCTGATTGCCAAGACGCGCGAGGCAGGCGCACGCATCATGCTGATCGGCGACGGCGACGTGTCGGGGGTGATCGCCACGTCGCAGCCGGAGTCCGGCGTCGACATCTATCTCGGTTCGGGCGGCGCGCCGGAGGGCGTGCTGGCCGCGGCGGCGCTGCGCTGCATCGGCGGGCAGATGCAGGGCCGTCTGCTGTTCCGCAACGACGACGAGCGCGGTCGCGCGACCCGGCTGGGCATCAAGGACTTCAACAAGAAGTACTCGATGCTGGAGATGGCCAAGGGCGACGTAATGTTCGCCGCCACCGGCGTCACCAATGGCTCGATGCTCAAGGGCGTGCGCCGCTTCCACAACGGTGCGGAAACCTACTCGCTGGTGATGCGCTCGAAGACCGGCACGGTGCGCTATGTCCACGCCCTGCACAACTACACAGTGAAGACCGGCCTCCCGAGCTGGGCCTAG
- a CDS encoding aspartate aminotransferase family protein: MAPDSLSASTDSAFWERARRHLIRYGADFQPMVIERAARSYLYDSAGRAILDFASGQMSAILGHSHPEIVATVRHWVGELDHLYSSILSRPVVDLAEMLAKLAPGRLERVLLLSTGGESNDAALRMARLASGGFEVVGLSRSWHGVTGAAAAATYNASRRGYGPSAPGSIVIPAPDLYRPTFGGKGTTADSYDWRAELDYAFELVDRQSTGALAAVIAEPILSSGGVIEPPMGYFKALEAKCRERGMLLVLDEAQTGLGRTGTLFACERDGVAPDLLTLSKTLGAGLPLAAVLATAEVEERCHERGFLFYTTHANDPLPAAVGLKVLEVILRDRLVERAGGAGARLRAGLESLMQRHEVVGDVRGRGLLLGMELVKDRHSREPAPDLAGQVTARCRELGMSTSVIRGGLGVFRIAPPITITDAEIDLGLSIFDQALGDCAGR, encoded by the coding sequence ATGGCGCCCGACAGTCTCTCGGCTTCGACCGATTCGGCATTCTGGGAGCGTGCGCGGCGTCACCTGATCCGCTACGGCGCCGACTTCCAGCCGATGGTGATCGAACGCGCTGCCAGATCCTACCTCTACGACTCTGCCGGCCGCGCCATCCTCGACTTCGCCTCCGGCCAGATGAGCGCGATCCTCGGCCACAGCCACCCCGAGATCGTCGCCACGGTGCGCCACTGGGTGGGCGAGCTCGATCATCTCTACAGCTCGATCCTCAGCCGGCCCGTCGTCGATCTCGCGGAGATGCTGGCGAAGCTGGCGCCGGGCAGGCTCGAGCGCGTGCTGCTGCTGAGCACCGGCGGCGAGTCGAACGACGCAGCGCTGCGCATGGCCAGGCTCGCGTCGGGCGGCTTCGAGGTCGTGGGCTTGAGCCGCTCATGGCACGGCGTGACCGGCGCGGCCGCGGCCGCCACCTACAACGCGTCGCGCCGTGGCTATGGTCCGTCGGCGCCGGGCTCGATCGTGATTCCCGCGCCGGATCTCTATCGCCCGACGTTCGGCGGCAAGGGCACGACTGCCGACAGCTACGACTGGCGCGCCGAACTCGACTACGCCTTCGAGCTGGTCGATCGCCAGAGCACCGGCGCGCTCGCCGCGGTGATCGCCGAGCCGATCCTGAGCTCGGGCGGCGTGATCGAGCCGCCGATGGGCTACTTCAAGGCGCTGGAGGCGAAGTGCCGCGAGCGTGGCATGCTGCTGGTGCTCGACGAGGCGCAGACCGGGCTGGGCCGCACCGGCACGCTGTTCGCCTGCGAGCGCGACGGCGTGGCGCCCGATCTGCTCACGCTGTCGAAAACGCTAGGTGCCGGCCTGCCGCTGGCCGCCGTGCTGGCGACAGCTGAAGTCGAGGAGCGCTGCCACGAGCGCGGCTTCCTGTTCTACACCACGCATGCCAACGATCCGCTGCCGGCGGCGGTCGGCCTGAAGGTGCTGGAGGTGATTCTGCGCGACAGGCTCGTCGAGCGCGCGGGCGGCGCCGGCGCCCGCCTGCGCGCCGGACTCGAGAGCCTGATGCAGCGCCACGAGGTCGTCGGCGACGTCAGAGGCAGGGGGCTGCTGCTGGGCATGGAGCTGGTGAAGGACCGCCACTCGCGCGAGCCAGCCCCCGATCTCGCCGGCCAGGTGACGGCGCGCTGCCGCGAGCTGGGCATGAGCACATCGGTGATCCGCGGCGGGCTGGGCGTGTTCCGCATCGCGCCGCCGATCACCATCACCGATGCCGAGATCGATCTCGGCCTGTCGATCTTCGATCAGGCGCTCGGCGACTGTGCCGGTCGCTGA
- a CDS encoding LL-diaminopimelate aminotransferase, with protein MDDSEFHRIKRLPPYVFAEVNAMKARARGAGQDVIDLGMGNPDLPTPPHIVAKLAEAAGNPRTHGYSNSRGIPGLRRAQAAYYQRRFGVELDPESEIIVTIGSKEGLANLAQAITSPGDIILAPNPSYPIHPYGFIIAGGSIRHIPVPGALSIDEFMPALDRAVRHSVPKPLALVLNYPSNPTAQVVDLEFYRPIVEYCRRAGIWVLSDLAYAEIYFDDRPPPSILQIPGARDIAIEFTSMSKTYSMAGWRIGFAAGNKRLIQSLARIKSYLDYGAFTPIQVAATAAINGPQDCVAEARATYKERRDILIEGMHAAGWSIPSPAASMFAWAPIPEPFAQLGSLAFSKLMLTQANIAVSPGIGFGEYGDHHVRIALVENKHRIRQAIRSVKVVLSDPEKAIDLYLRGIGDNVTLIKARA; from the coding sequence ATGGACGACAGCGAATTCCACCGCATCAAGCGCCTGCCGCCCTACGTGTTCGCCGAAGTGAACGCGATGAAGGCCCGCGCCCGCGGCGCCGGCCAGGACGTCATCGACCTCGGCATGGGCAATCCCGACCTGCCGACGCCGCCGCACATCGTCGCCAAGCTGGCCGAGGCCGCCGGCAACCCGCGCACCCACGGCTACTCTAACTCGCGCGGCATTCCCGGCCTGCGCCGGGCCCAAGCCGCGTACTACCAGCGCCGCTTCGGCGTCGAACTCGACCCCGAGAGCGAGATCATCGTCACCATCGGCTCGAAGGAGGGCCTGGCCAACCTCGCCCAGGCGATCACCTCGCCGGGCGACATCATCCTGGCGCCCAATCCGAGCTATCCGATCCATCCCTACGGCTTCATCATCGCCGGCGGCTCGATCCGCCACATCCCGGTGCCGGGCGCGCTCAGCATCGACGAGTTCATGCCGGCGCTCGACCGTGCGGTGCGCCACTCGGTGCCCAAGCCGCTGGCCCTGGTGCTGAACTATCCGTCGAATCCGACGGCGCAGGTCGTCGACCTCGAGTTCTACCGGCCGATCGTCGAGTACTGCCGCCGCGCCGGCATCTGGGTGCTGTCGGACCTGGCCTATGCCGAGATCTATTTCGACGACCGGCCGCCGCCGTCGATCCTGCAGATCCCGGGCGCCCGCGACATCGCCATCGAGTTCACCTCGATGAGCAAGACCTACTCGATGGCGGGCTGGCGCATCGGCTTCGCCGCCGGCAACAAGAGGCTCATCCAGTCGCTGGCGCGCATCAAGTCGTACCTCGACTACGGCGCCTTCACGCCGATCCAGGTCGCCGCCACCGCGGCGATCAACGGGCCGCAGGACTGCGTCGCCGAAGCGCGCGCCACGTACAAGGAGCGCCGCGACATCCTGATCGAGGGCATGCACGCGGCCGGCTGGAGCATCCCGTCGCCGGCCGCCAGCATGTTCGCCTGGGCGCCGATCCCGGAGCCTTTCGCGCAGCTGGGCTCGCTGGCGTTCTCCAAGCTGATGCTGACCCAGGCCAACATCGCGGTTTCGCCCGGAATCGGCTTCGGCGAGTACGGCGATCACCACGTGCGCATCGCGCTGGTGGAGAACAAGCACCGCATCCGCCAGGCCATCCGCAGCGTCAAGGTCGTGCTCTCGGACCCCGAGAAGGCGATCGATCTGTACCTGCGCGGCATTGGCGACAATGTCACGCTCATCAAGGCGCGCGCCTGA
- the recJ gene encoding single-stranded-DNA-specific exonuclease RecJ produces MASEPAFLGVEKSACGRRWISRAADDRSALAIAQRHGLPDAVARLLAARGVAIDEVGDFLEPTLRRFLPDPSHLKDMDAAIARLAGAVTRGERIAVYGDYDVDGATSSALLLRFFRGVGADIVAYIPDRLTEGYGPNAAALLKLKAQGVAVAVTVDCGITAFAPLDAAAEAGLDVIVIDHHVAEPLLPRAVAVVDPNRLDETSPHRQMAAVGVAFLLIVGVNRALRVAGRYGANRPEPDLRQWLDLVALGTVCDVVPLTGVNRAFVRQGLRVMRERGNAGLVALAEVARMNEAPGTFHAGFLLGPRVNAGGRVGQADLGTRLLSTDDPHEAGALALRLDQFNAERRAIEQAVLDAALARIGEPPVLPPAIVVMDDGWHPGVIGIVASRLVERFHRPVFVIGYDGDVGKGSGRSVRGVDLGSIVIAARQSGLLINGGGHAMAAGLTVARSMAEAFADFMVERVAAQMPNGALVPSLSLDGAVAASGLTLDFLRTLERCAPFGVGNPEPRFALSSMVVSWWQGVGENHVRCQLTGSDGARVNAIAFRAGGRPLGDALTNTAGAPLHIAGVARVNRWNGREDVQFQIEDAALAR; encoded by the coding sequence ATGGCCTCTGAGCCGGCATTCCTCGGAGTCGAGAAGTCGGCCTGCGGCCGGCGCTGGATCTCGCGCGCGGCGGATGACCGCTCCGCGCTGGCCATCGCCCAGCGCCACGGCCTGCCCGACGCCGTGGCGCGCCTGCTGGCGGCCCGCGGTGTGGCGATCGACGAGGTCGGCGACTTCCTCGAGCCGACGTTGCGGCGCTTTCTGCCCGACCCCTCGCATCTGAAGGACATGGACGCGGCCATCGCGCGGCTGGCCGGCGCGGTGACGCGCGGCGAGAGAATCGCCGTCTATGGCGACTACGACGTCGACGGCGCCACGTCCTCGGCGCTGCTGCTGCGCTTCTTCCGCGGCGTCGGCGCCGACATCGTCGCCTACATCCCCGACCGTCTCACCGAAGGCTACGGCCCCAACGCCGCCGCGCTGTTGAAGCTCAAGGCGCAGGGCGTCGCCGTCGCGGTGACGGTCGACTGCGGCATCACCGCCTTCGCGCCCCTCGACGCCGCCGCCGAGGCCGGGCTCGACGTGATCGTGATCGACCACCACGTGGCGGAGCCGCTTCTGCCGCGCGCCGTGGCCGTGGTCGACCCCAACCGTCTCGACGAGACCAGCCCGCATCGCCAGATGGCGGCGGTGGGCGTGGCCTTCCTGCTGATCGTCGGCGTCAATCGCGCGCTGCGCGTAGCGGGCCGCTACGGGGCGAATCGGCCGGAGCCCGACCTGCGGCAATGGCTCGACCTCGTGGCGCTGGGCACGGTGTGTGATGTGGTGCCGCTCACCGGCGTCAACCGCGCCTTCGTGCGCCAGGGGCTGCGGGTGATGCGCGAGCGCGGCAATGCCGGCCTGGTGGCGCTCGCCGAGGTCGCGCGCATGAACGAAGCGCCGGGCACGTTCCATGCCGGCTTCCTGCTTGGGCCGCGCGTCAACGCCGGCGGGCGCGTCGGCCAGGCCGATCTCGGCACGCGCCTGCTGTCGACCGACGATCCGCACGAGGCCGGGGCACTGGCGCTGCGGCTCGACCAGTTCAACGCCGAGCGCCGCGCCATCGAGCAGGCGGTGCTCGACGCGGCGCTGGCGCGCATCGGCGAGCCGCCCGTGCTGCCGCCGGCGATCGTGGTGATGGACGATGGCTGGCATCCCGGCGTCATCGGCATCGTCGCCAGCCGGCTGGTCGAGCGCTTCCATCGTCCAGTCTTCGTCATCGGCTACGACGGCGACGTCGGCAAGGGCTCCGGCCGCTCGGTCCGCGGTGTCGATCTCGGCTCGATCGTCATCGCCGCGCGGCAGTCCGGGCTGCTGATCAATGGCGGCGGCCACGCCATGGCGGCCGGCCTGACCGTGGCGCGCAGCATGGCCGAGGCGTTTGCCGACTTCATGGTCGAGCGCGTCGCTGCGCAGATGCCCAATGGCGCGCTGGTTCCCTCGCTCAGCCTCGACGGGGCCGTTGCCGCGAGCGGCCTGACATTGGATTTCCTTCGCACCCTGGAACGCTGCGCACCGTTCGGTGTCGGCAATCCCGAGCCGCGCTTCGCGCTTTCCTCGATGGTGGTGAGCTGGTGGCAGGGTGTCGGCGAGAACCATGTGCGCTGCCAGCTGACCGGCAGCGATGGCGCGCGGGTGAACGCGATTGCCTTCCGTGCCGGCGGCCGGCCGCTGGGCGATGCGCTGACGAACACTGCCGGCGCGCCGCTGCACATTGCCGGCGTCGCCCGGGTGAACCGCTGGAACGGCCGCGAGGACGTGCAGTTCCAGATCGAGGACGCAGCACTGGCGCGCTGA